A genomic window from Methanobrevibacter sp. TLL-48-HuF1 includes:
- a CDS encoding DNA-directed RNA polymerase subunit K, producing the protein MEVIFMTTENLTRFERARLLGARAIQISMGAKPLVEIGDSLDPIDIAYEELKAGVLPLDVIRYDE; encoded by the coding sequence CATGACTACAGAAAATTTAACAAGGTTTGAAAGAGCTAGACTTCTTGGAGCTAGAGCAATTCAGATTTCAATGGGTGCTAAACCTTTAGTGGAAATTGGTGACTCATTAGATCCAATTGATATAGCTTACGAAGAACTCAAAGCTGGAGTTTTACCATTAGATGTAATAAGATATGATGAATAA
- the eno gene encoding phosphopyruvate hydratase, translating into MDSIIEDVQVRKILDSRGNPTVEVDVITWNGFGRAAAPSGASTGSREVVSFPEGGVDVIVSEIEDIIASELIGMDAEDIATIDEVLREVDGTDNLSAIGGNTTVAVSMAVAKAAAASYNMPLYKFLGGNLVNELPFPLGNMMNGGAHAGVNAPDIQEFLVVPVGAKNMVEAVFANSSIHKKLKELIQTKDSNFTGGKGDEGGWVPNITNDAALEIQAQACEEVGDELGIEIRPSLDMAASELWNADEQKYIYAQDGIKRDTGDQIDFVKDIIDTYNMFYVEDPFDESDFDGFAQLTSKVGDKCLICGDDLFVTNKEILAKGIEMNAANAIIIKPNQIGSLSETYATVKLAKENDIVPVVSHRSGETTDATIAHLAVGFGSPMIKTGAIGGERIAKLNELIRIEEELPNPKMGEF; encoded by the coding sequence TTGGATAGTATAATAGAAGATGTCCAGGTTCGTAAAATTTTGGACAGCAGAGGAAACCCAACTGTTGAAGTAGATGTAATTACTTGGAATGGGTTCGGCAGAGCTGCTGCACCAAGTGGGGCAAGTACTGGTTCAAGAGAAGTAGTATCATTCCCTGAAGGTGGAGTAGACGTAATTGTAAGTGAAATTGAAGATATTATTGCTTCTGAACTTATTGGAATGGATGCTGAAGATATAGCTACTATTGATGAAGTTTTAAGAGAAGTTGACGGAACTGACAATCTTTCAGCTATTGGTGGTAATACTACTGTAGCTGTTTCCATGGCTGTAGCTAAAGCTGCTGCTGCATCATATAATATGCCATTATATAAATTTTTAGGAGGAAATTTAGTAAATGAATTGCCTTTCCCTCTTGGAAATATGATGAATGGTGGAGCACATGCAGGAGTTAATGCACCGGATATTCAAGAATTTTTAGTAGTTCCTGTCGGTGCAAAAAATATGGTTGAAGCTGTATTTGCAAATTCAAGCATTCACAAAAAATTAAAAGAATTAATCCAAACTAAAGACTCCAATTTCACTGGTGGAAAAGGAGATGAAGGTGGATGGGTGCCTAACATTACTAATGATGCTGCTTTAGAAATTCAAGCTCAGGCATGTGAAGAAGTTGGTGATGAACTTGGTATTGAAATCAGACCTTCTTTAGATATGGCTGCTTCTGAATTATGGAATGCAGATGAGCAAAAATATATTTATGCTCAAGACGGTATCAAAAGAGATACTGGAGATCAAATTGACTTTGTAAAAGACATTATTGACACTTATAATATGTTTTATGTAGAAGATCCATTTGATGAATCTGATTTTGATGGATTTGCTCAGTTAACTTCCAAAGTTGGAGATAAATGCCTTATTTGTGGTGATGATTTATTTGTAACTAACAAAGAAATTTTAGCTAAAGGTATTGAAATGAATGCAGCTAATGCAATCATTATTAAACCAAATCAAATCGGTTCTTTATCTGAAACTTATGCTACTGTTAAATTAGCTAAAGAAAATGATATTGTACCTGTTGTTTCTCACAGGTCTGGTGAAACTACTGATGCAACTATTGCTCACTTAGCTGTTGGTTTTGGTTCTCCTATGATTAAAACCGGAGCTATAGGTGGAGAAAGAATAGCTAAATTAAACGAACTCATTCGTATTGAAGAAGAACTTCCTAATCCAAAAATGGGTGAATTTTAA
- a CDS encoding 4Fe-4S dicluster domain-containing protein, which translates to MPIVTINYDKCKGIDCAECVDVCPMEVLVLEGDKVEIVDPEDCSFCEVCMDVCPEECVNVEDDD; encoded by the coding sequence ATGCCTATTGTAACTATTAATTATGATAAGTGTAAAGGTATTGATTGTGCAGAATGTGTTGACGTTTGCCCAATGGAAGTTTTAGTTCTTGAAGGAGACAAAGTTGAAATTGTAGATCCTGAAGACTGCAGTTTCTGTGAAGTTTGTATGGATGTCTGTCCTGAAGAATGTGTCAATGTTGAAGATGATGATTAA
- the rpsB gene encoding 30S ribosomal protein S2 — protein MSELLIELDNYLAAGLHIGTQQKTSDMEKYIFRVRSDGLYVLDIQKTDERIRQIAKLLAKYDPEDILVVATRQYGQAPVKKFGEITGAKTIPGRFIPGTLTNPTYAKFIEPKIIVVTDPRSDAQAVLESKQNGIPVVALCDTENLLSFVDIAIPVNNKGRKAIALVYWLLARQILRERGTIPEDGDLDIEATDFELKF, from the coding sequence ATGTCCGAACTTTTAATTGAATTAGATAACTACTTAGCAGCAGGTTTACATATCGGAACCCAACAAAAAACTAGCGATATGGAAAAATACATATTCAGAGTAAGATCTGATGGTTTATACGTATTAGATATTCAAAAAACTGATGAAAGAATTAGACAAATAGCTAAATTATTAGCAAAATACGACCCAGAAGATATTTTAGTAGTAGCTACCAGACAATACGGTCAAGCTCCTGTTAAAAAATTCGGTGAAATTACTGGTGCAAAAACCATTCCTGGCAGATTCATTCCTGGAACCTTAACTAATCCAACTTATGCAAAATTCATTGAACCAAAAATTATTGTAGTAACTGACCCAAGATCAGATGCACAAGCAGTTCTTGAATCTAAACAAAACGGAATTCCTGTAGTTGCATTATGTGATACTGAAAACTTACTTAGTTTTGTTGACATTGCTATTCCTGTAAACAACAAAGGTAGGAAAGCTATTGCTTTAGTTTACTGGTTACTTGCTAGACAAATATTAAGAGAAAGAGGTACCATTCCTGAAGATGGTGACTTAGATATTGAAGCTACTGACTTTGAACTTAAATTTTAA
- the amrB gene encoding AmmeMemoRadiSam system protein B, whose product MLRKPAVAGMFYPDDPDELVKTVEGCFLHSFGPGKIPDIKSFEGNDYPVNVMVPHAGFQYSGTIAAHSYCELAKNGFPEVFIIIGPNHTGLGSEVSVFNKGEWITPLGNIQVDDEFADTLISFSDFASADFTAHIKEHSIEVQLPFLQYFSNDFKVVPVVLGSQTLSTANDLATAIFKAGEKLGKSYCVIASSDLSHFNTQERANKVDGFVLEDIEDMDEFKLLEEIIQYNITMCGYGPVMTTIILSKMCGKNTSEILAYKTSGDISGDLSSVVGYASGIFK is encoded by the coding sequence ATGTTAAGAAAACCTGCAGTTGCTGGAATGTTTTATCCAGATGATCCTGATGAGCTTGTAAAAACTGTTGAAGGCTGTTTTTTACACTCTTTTGGTCCTGGTAAAATTCCAGACATTAAATCTTTTGAGGGTAATGATTATCCAGTTAATGTTATGGTTCCACATGCAGGTTTTCAATATTCTGGAACAATAGCTGCTCACAGCTATTGTGAATTAGCTAAAAATGGTTTTCCTGAAGTTTTTATAATAATTGGTCCAAATCATACTGGTTTAGGCAGTGAAGTTTCAGTTTTCAACAAAGGAGAATGGATAACTCCACTTGGAAATATTCAGGTTGATGATGAATTTGCAGATACTTTAATTTCTTTTTCAGATTTTGCATCAGCTGATTTTACTGCCCATATAAAAGAACACAGTATAGAGGTTCAACTTCCATTTTTACAATATTTTTCCAATGACTTTAAAGTAGTGCCTGTTGTATTAGGTTCACAAACACTTTCAACAGCAAATGATTTGGCAACAGCTATTTTTAAAGCTGGTGAAAAATTAGGCAAATCTTACTGTGTTATAGCCAGTAGTGATTTATCTCATTTTAATACTCAAGAGAGAGCTAATAAAGTTGACGGTTTTGTTTTAGAAGATATTGAAGATATGGATGAGTTTAAACTTTTAGAAGAAATTATTCAGTATAATATAACCATGTGTGGTTATGGTCCGGTTATGACTACAATAATACTTTCAAAGATGTGTGGGAAAAATACATCTGAAATATTGGCTTATAAAACTAGTGGTGATATATCTGGTGATTTAAGTTCTGTTGTAGGTTATGCTTCAGGTATTTTTAAATAA
- the mvk gene encoding mevalonate kinase, whose product MRALASAPAKTILFGEHSVVYDEPAIAGAVNKRAYVEITESKTDKSILKSHDLNFEAELDTKHKKYNLKRGKPGIIRYILEALNKVHDHSPIVMKLSSNIPIGSGLGSSAAVTVATLAALYRFHNIRFNKKSLAHDAHMVEQAVQGIASPLDTLVSTYGGLVYLSRNKKVEHFKVNFNAPFVVGYTNKHGNTGKMVKDVRLLKNRNPKIINPVISAMGQLTNYAKQAILKRDFNKIGELMNINHGFLDVLGVNTMELSRMVYTAREYGAIGSKITGAGGGGSIIALCPNRVDEVARGIAAEDNVLKIRFTRKGVSSRVYK is encoded by the coding sequence ATGAGGGCTTTAGCTTCTGCTCCAGCAAAAACTATTTTGTTTGGTGAACATTCTGTTGTTTATGATGAACCTGCGATTGCAGGAGCAGTTAATAAAAGAGCATATGTTGAAATTACTGAATCAAAGACAGATAAATCTATTTTGAAGTCTCATGATTTGAATTTTGAAGCTGAGTTAGATACTAAACATAAGAAATATAATTTAAAAAGAGGAAAGCCGGGTATTATTCGATATATTTTAGAAGCTCTTAATAAAGTTCACGATCATAGTCCAATTGTGATGAAATTATCTTCAAATATTCCTATTGGTTCCGGACTTGGTTCTTCTGCTGCAGTTACAGTAGCTACACTAGCTGCATTATATAGGTTTCATAATATAAGATTTAACAAGAAATCTTTAGCTCATGATGCCCATATGGTTGAACAGGCAGTTCAGGGAATAGCCAGTCCATTAGATACATTAGTTTCTACTTATGGTGGCCTTGTTTATTTATCTAGAAATAAAAAAGTGGAACATTTCAAAGTTAACTTCAATGCGCCTTTTGTTGTAGGTTACACAAATAAACATGGTAATACAGGCAAAATGGTTAAGGATGTAAGACTCCTGAAAAATAGAAATCCAAAAATTATCAACCCTGTTATTAGTGCAATGGGGCAGTTGACTAACTATGCTAAACAGGCTATATTAAAACGTGATTTCAATAAAATTGGTGAGTTAATGAATATAAATCATGGATTTTTGGATGTTTTAGGAGTAAATACTATGGAATTGTCCCGTATGGTTTATACTGCTAGAGAATATGGTGCTATTGGTTCTAAAATCACTGGAGCTGGTGGTGGAGGAAGTATTATAGCACTTTGTCCAAACAGAGTAGATGAAGTTGCCCGTGGAATTGCTGCTGAAGATAATGTTTTAAAAATAAGATTTACTAGAAAAGGGGTTTCTTCAAGGGTTTACAAGTGA
- a CDS encoding isopentenyl phosphate kinase translates to MIILKIGGSILTNKDATKSEIDEKNLSRIANEIKSSLDNESKEIIIVHGAGSFGHPPAKEYKIGEPFNKEEYPQKRIGFSKTQNAVKRLNMLICDEFIKEDLPVVAIPASSFMVATNKRITEGNLDSFKRYLNKGFIPVIYGDVVLDKDLEICVISGDQIIQYLAKNLNPDKVILGTDVDGVYNKNPKIHDDAVFFDKFSSLEDLDTLEGTTNVDVTGGMVGKIKELLYLADLGIESKIINAEIENNIFKALNNDQVKGTVISRG, encoded by the coding sequence ATGATTATTTTAAAAATTGGAGGGAGCATCTTAACAAATAAAGATGCAACTAAAAGCGAAATTGATGAGAAAAACTTATCAAGGATTGCAAATGAAATTAAATCTTCACTTGACAATGAGTCTAAAGAGATAATAATTGTTCATGGTGCAGGTTCATTTGGCCATCCTCCAGCTAAAGAATATAAAATCGGAGAACCTTTTAACAAAGAAGAATATCCTCAAAAAAGAATAGGATTTTCTAAAACACAAAATGCAGTTAAAAGATTAAACATGCTTATTTGTGATGAATTTATAAAAGAAGATTTGCCTGTTGTAGCTATTCCAGCTTCAAGTTTTATGGTAGCTACTAATAAAAGAATAACTGAAGGTAATTTAGATAGCTTTAAGAGATATTTAAATAAAGGATTTATTCCAGTTATTTATGGGGATGTTGTTTTAGATAAAGATTTGGAAATCTGTGTTATTTCTGGTGATCAGATTATTCAATATTTAGCTAAAAATCTTAATCCTGATAAAGTTATTTTAGGAACTGATGTTGATGGTGTTTATAATAAAAATCCTAAAATACACGATGATGCAGTTTTCTTTGATAAATTTTCTTCACTTGAAGATTTAGATACTTTAGAAGGAACTACTAATGTTGATGTCACAGGCGGAATGGTTGGTAAAATTAAAGAGCTTTTATATTTAGCAGATTTGGGAATAGAATCTAAAATAATAAATGCTGAAATTGAAAACAATATTTTCAAAGCTTTAAACAATGATCAAGTAAAGGGAACTGTTATTTCAAGGGGATAA
- the fni gene encoding type 2 isopentenyl-diphosphate Delta-isomerase, whose amino-acid sequence MISDRKLEHLLICKNYDVEFKNKKTGFEDVELIHKALPEIDKNDIDLSTSVFGKKLDSPLFITAITGGHPSAKAINKQLAIAAESKNIALGVGSQRAAIEHPELADTYTVVRKNAPDCLLVGNIGAPQLELADKAVEILDADILAIHLNPLQESIQPEGDLDARGFLDSINQITKRVDIPVMAKETGCGISAEVAKQLVGAGVSYIDIEGAGGTSWAAVETYRAEDRYLGETFWDWGIPTAISTVEVTDAVDVPVVSSGGIRSGLEAAKAIALGADSVGMALPFLKHSVSEEQLTTFIDRFNDSLRIAMFLVGANNIEELKNSNLIISGKTREWLNERGINTKKYSRR is encoded by the coding sequence ATGATTTCAGATAGAAAATTAGAGCATTTATTAATTTGTAAAAATTATGATGTTGAATTTAAAAATAAAAAAACTGGTTTCGAAGATGTTGAATTAATCCACAAAGCACTTCCGGAAATTGATAAAAACGACATTGATTTATCAACTTCTGTTTTTGGTAAAAAATTAGATTCTCCTTTATTTATAACTGCTATTACTGGAGGTCATCCTTCTGCAAAAGCTATTAATAAACAATTAGCTATTGCTGCAGAAAGTAAAAATATAGCTTTAGGTGTTGGCAGTCAAAGAGCTGCTATTGAACATCCTGAACTTGCAGATACATATACTGTTGTTAGAAAAAATGCTCCTGATTGTTTGCTTGTTGGTAATATTGGAGCACCTCAATTGGAATTGGCTGATAAGGCTGTTGAAATTTTAGATGCAGATATTTTAGCTATTCATTTAAATCCTCTTCAGGAATCAATACAGCCTGAAGGAGATTTGGATGCAAGAGGTTTTCTTGATTCAATAAATCAAATAACTAAAAGAGTTGATATTCCTGTTATGGCTAAAGAAACGGGCTGTGGAATATCTGCTGAAGTAGCAAAGCAGTTAGTTGGTGCTGGTGTTAGCTATATTGATATTGAAGGTGCAGGAGGAACAAGCTGGGCTGCTGTTGAGACTTACAGAGCTGAAGACAGATATTTAGGTGAAACATTTTGGGATTGGGGAATTCCAACAGCTATCAGTACAGTAGAGGTTACTGATGCTGTAGATGTTCCAGTTGTTTCATCAGGTGGTATCAGATCAGGACTTGAAGCAGCAAAAGCTATTGCTCTTGGAGCAGATAGTGTAGGTATGGCATTACCATTTTTAAAACACTCTGTTTCTGAAGAACAATTAACCACATTCATTGACAGATTCAATGATTCTCTAAGAATAGCTATGTTTTTAGTTGGCGCAAATAATATCGAAGAACTCAAAAATTCAAACTTAATTATAAGTGGAAAAACAAGAGAATGGCTTAATGAAAGAGGAATTAACACAAAGAAATATTCAAGGAGATAA
- a CDS encoding RNase J family beta-CASP ribonuclease encodes MSVEVIAIGGYEEVGKNMTAVKIGEDVIIFDMGIHLDRINIHEDTDIDRMHSLDLIERGIIPDDTLMKDVDGKVKGIIFSHGHLDHIGAVAKLAHRYDAPLIGTPYTTALVEKQIKGERKFKVNNPIRPLNPGSKMKLSKNITLEFVQSTHSIPQAVFPVLHTPEGIIVYALDFKFDNHQKVSPPPDYKRLRELGRKGVLTLIVETTNAKNTDEVKTYSERIARNILEDVMHGPLYEKKGMIVTTFASHIERVQAIADIAKKSHREIYFLGRSMERFCGIAQKQGILKLPKNASIYGSPKAVNKALMRADEDREKYLLVTTGHQGEPDALLPRIASNRTPFNIKEGDNVIISAPIIPNPTNAANRHIMESKLRAKGARIYSNAHVSGHAGREDHREFLRMLKPQHIIPAHGDLSMLAAYGELAEEEGYRIGYNVHILRNSQAQVFENERAHGGN; translated from the coding sequence ATGAGTGTTGAAGTAATCGCAATTGGCGGATATGAAGAAGTCGGGAAGAACATGACTGCTGTCAAGATTGGCGAAGATGTTATCATTTTTGATATGGGAATACATTTAGACAGAATCAATATTCACGAAGATACTGATATTGATAGAATGCATAGTCTAGATTTGATTGAAAGGGGAATTATTCCAGATGACACTTTAATGAAAGATGTTGACGGTAAAGTAAAAGGAATAATCTTCTCTCACGGTCACTTGGACCATATTGGTGCAGTAGCTAAATTAGCTCACAGATATGATGCTCCATTAATTGGAACTCCATATACAACTGCACTTGTTGAAAAACAAATTAAAGGGGAACGTAAATTTAAAGTGAATAATCCAATTAGGCCTTTAAACCCTGGAAGTAAAATGAAATTGTCTAAAAATATTACTTTGGAATTTGTTCAGTCAACACACAGTATTCCACAAGCAGTTTTTCCGGTTTTACATACTCCTGAAGGAATTATTGTTTATGCACTTGATTTTAAATTTGATAATCATCAAAAAGTATCTCCACCACCTGATTATAAAAGATTAAGAGAATTAGGTAGGAAAGGAGTTCTTACTCTTATTGTAGAGACTACTAATGCAAAAAACACAGATGAAGTTAAAACTTATTCTGAAAGAATTGCAAGAAACATTTTGGAAGATGTAATGCACGGACCATTATATGAGAAAAAAGGTATGATTGTTACTACTTTCGCTTCTCATATTGAGAGAGTTCAGGCTATTGCTGATATTGCTAAAAAAAGCCACAGGGAAATTTATTTCCTTGGAAGATCTATGGAAAGGTTCTGTGGTATTGCACAAAAACAGGGTATTTTAAAATTACCTAAAAATGCAAGTATTTATGGAAGCCCGAAAGCAGTTAACAAAGCTTTAATGAGAGCTGATGAAGACAGGGAAAAATATTTGCTTGTAACTACTGGACACCAAGGAGAACCAGATGCATTACTTCCTAGAATAGCCAGTAACAGAACTCCATTCAATATTAAAGAAGGAGATAATGTTATTATTTCTGCACCGATTATTCCAAATCCGACTAATGCAGCTAACAGGCATATTATGGAAAGTAAATTAAGAGCAAAAGGTGCAAGAATTTATTCAAATGCTCACGTTTCAGGACATGCTGGAAGGGAAGACCACAGAGAATTCTTACGTATGTTAAAACCACAGCATATTATTCCGGCTCATGGAGATTTATCAATGCTTGCAGCTTATGGGGAATTAGCTGAAGAGGAAGGTTATAGAATTGGTTATAATGTTCATATATTAAGAAATTCACAAGCACAAGTTTTTGAAAATGAACGTGCACATGGAGGAAATTAG
- the idsA gene encoding short chain isoprenyl diphosphate synthase IdsA: MDVIEELGNYSIDISKTIEEELSCIVPNNLQEASIYLTKAGGKMLRPALTLITSEAVGGSRDNSLKSAAAIELIHTFSLIHDDIMDDDDMRRGKPAVHKVWDENVAILAGDTLFSKAFEIIMNSDPEKNTPTQLSQTLATVADACVKICEGQASDMSFEDRYDVSEDEYLDMIFKKTGALIAAASKAGAIMGGANQEVIDAMYDYGRLIGLAFQIQDDYLDLASDEETLGKPIGSDIAKGKMTIIAIKALAACEGEDNKKLLEILKDDNNSQEDIDMALDLFNKYGAIEYAKNVALENVASAKKVLEILPDSESKQMLFDLADFVLERHS; encoded by the coding sequence ATGGATGTAATAGAAGAATTGGGAAATTATTCCATTGATATTAGTAAAACAATAGAAGAAGAATTATCTTGCATAGTTCCAAATAATCTTCAGGAAGCTTCAATTTATTTAACTAAAGCTGGAGGTAAAATGCTTAGACCAGCTTTAACTTTAATTACTTCTGAAGCAGTTGGAGGATCTAGGGATAATTCATTGAAGTCTGCTGCAGCTATTGAACTTATCCATACATTTTCACTTATTCATGATGATATCATGGATGATGATGATATGAGAAGGGGAAAACCTGCTGTACATAAAGTTTGGGATGAAAATGTAGCTATTTTAGCTGGAGATACTTTATTTTCAAAAGCTTTTGAAATAATTATGAATTCAGACCCTGAAAAAAATACACCGACCCAGTTAAGCCAAACATTAGCTACTGTAGCTGATGCATGTGTTAAAATTTGTGAAGGTCAGGCTTCTGATATGAGTTTTGAAGACAGATATGATGTATCTGAAGATGAATACTTGGACATGATCTTTAAAAAGACTGGTGCATTAATAGCCGCAGCTTCTAAAGCTGGAGCTATTATGGGTGGAGCCAATCAGGAAGTAATTGATGCAATGTATGATTACGGAAGATTAATTGGTCTTGCTTTCCAAATTCAGGATGATTATTTAGATTTAGCTAGTGATGAAGAAACATTAGGTAAACCTATTGGAAGTGACATAGCTAAAGGTAAAATGACTATTATAGCTATTAAGGCTTTAGCTGCTTGTGAAGGTGAAGACAATAAAAAATTATTAGAAATCTTAAAAGATGATAATAATTCACAAGAAGATATAGATATGGCTCTTGATTTATTTAATAAATATGGCGCTATTGAATATGCTAAAAATGTTGCGTTAGAAAATGTAGCTTCTGCTAAAAAAGTACTCGAAATATTGCCTGATTCTGAAAGTAAACAGATGCTTTTTGATCTTGCAGATTTTGTACTTGAAAGACATTCTTAA
- a CDS encoding DUF2142 domain-containing protein: MFCWDNFIYFKGELIGLTILLIFGSFGVLYSIKHKKEPHKVAFVIILLFGLLMVFFAPPLSFPDEAIHFERAESITEGVLYPVKTPNGYHVHDYFFEMNQAKSGTTILDYNFNNPINDSWGYWPASTNTPFYSYLFSALGILIAKCLDLSVIWTLWLGRLANLLLYGGFVYFAIKKAPVYKMPLLFMACLPIAVSQASSFSYDAFIFGCAIVMFAYFVHMYKNKFETKDLAIFFIACLLMSLIKPPYVFLALGIFAVPKENFPSAKLQKYSAIVTFAVFVIVILHFGNFFNQFIGASQHTTDYVLNSRNASFTAQMEYIMGNPAAIGTLLLFAVKSVFDVFVVNSTFYHFADFKGLILFNAIYLVFFAVFSVGYQHELNLSRKRRLILTAIVLLVYFSIFGILYCTWTPVGASYIVGIQTRYFVPMLPLIPLIVNIKHEKFENRDDLFLTLIIVFLAGLFLLTVSHYY, translated from the coding sequence ATGTTTTGTTGGGATAACTTTATCTACTTTAAAGGGGAGTTAATAGGTTTAACTATTCTTTTGATTTTTGGAAGTTTTGGAGTATTGTACAGTATTAAACATAAAAAAGAACCTCACAAAGTTGCTTTTGTAATTATTCTTCTTTTTGGGCTCTTGATGGTATTTTTTGCACCTCCACTGTCATTTCCAGATGAGGCTATTCATTTTGAACGTGCAGAATCTATAACTGAGGGTGTTTTATATCCTGTAAAAACTCCGAATGGTTATCATGTTCATGATTATTTCTTTGAAATGAATCAGGCAAAATCAGGAACAACAATTCTTGATTATAATTTTAATAATCCTATAAATGATTCATGGGGTTATTGGCCGGCATCTACAAACACTCCATTTTATTCTTATTTGTTTTCGGCTTTGGGAATTTTAATAGCTAAATGTCTGGATTTGTCTGTTATATGGACATTATGGTTAGGAAGACTGGCTAATTTATTATTGTATGGGGGTTTTGTTTATTTTGCAATTAAAAAAGCTCCTGTTTATAAGATGCCATTGCTGTTTATGGCTTGTTTGCCGATTGCAGTTTCCCAAGCTTCATCATTTAGTTATGATGCATTTATATTTGGCTGTGCTATAGTGATGTTTGCTTATTTTGTCCATATGTATAAAAATAAGTTTGAAACTAAAGATTTGGCCATATTTTTCATAGCATGTTTGCTGATGAGTTTAATAAAGCCACCTTATGTCTTTTTAGCTTTGGGTATATTTGCTGTTCCTAAGGAGAATTTTCCATCTGCAAAACTTCAGAAATATTCTGCAATTGTCACATTTGCAGTTTTTGTAATTGTAATATTGCATTTTGGAAATTTCTTTAATCAGTTTATTGGTGCTAGTCAACACACCACGGATTATGTATTGAATAGCCGTAATGCATCATTTACTGCTCAGATGGAATATATTATGGGTAATCCTGCAGCTATTGGTACTTTGCTGTTGTTTGCAGTCAAATCTGTATTTGATGTATTTGTTGTCAATTCAACATTTTATCATTTTGCAGATTTTAAAGGGTTGATTTTATTTAATGCAATTTATCTGGTCTTTTTTGCTGTATTTTCTGTTGGATATCAGCATGAATTAAATCTGTCCAGAAAAAGAAGGCTAATATTAACTGCTATTGTTTTGCTTGTGTACTTTTCAATATTCGGTATTTTATACTGTACATGGACTCCTGTTGGTGCAAGTTACATTGTCGGAATTCAAACAAGATATTTTGTTCCAATGCTTCCTTTAATTCCTTTAATAGTAAATATAAAACATGAGAAATTTGAAAATAGGGATGATTTATTTTTAACTTTAATAATAGTGTTTTTAGCAGGTTTATTTTTACTTACTGTTTCACATTATTATTAG
- a CDS encoding TrmB family transcriptional regulator, with protein MKQEDINLLKQLGLTTYEAKTYITLSSLIHATADEISDKSDIPRSKIYDVLKRLNSKDYIKIESGRPLTYHVNPPINVLKREKEKFIRRINKTGENLNTLYEKKISEVEAPIWRISGLDNIIDKELEIIRRSKKTINMKIGFLLQNEGSKLVYELLLKSENVKINIMVSPYCRISYEEFNISKLFNQKNVNVYTTDIPYVKMLISDSKEMMHIYSKFSKENGEILPNTAIGIWNQYEEIANNYNERFENQLKKIANNNVKQ; from the coding sequence ATGAAACAGGAAGACATCAACTTATTAAAACAATTGGGGCTAACCACATACGAAGCTAAAACATATATTACATTAAGTTCACTAATTCATGCCACAGCTGATGAAATAAGTGACAAATCAGATATACCAAGATCCAAAATATATGATGTCTTAAAAAGATTAAATTCAAAAGACTACATCAAAATAGAAAGTGGACGCCCTTTAACATATCATGTAAATCCTCCAATTAATGTATTGAAAAGGGAAAAAGAAAAATTTATCAGAAGAATTAATAAAACCGGCGAAAATCTGAATACATTATATGAAAAGAAAATATCTGAAGTTGAAGCTCCAATTTGGAGAATAAGCGGTTTGGACAATATAATCGATAAAGAACTGGAAATCATCAGACGGTCTAAAAAAACAATAAACATGAAAATAGGATTTTTACTTCAGAACGAAGGATCAAAATTAGTTTATGAACTGCTTTTAAAATCTGAAAATGTTAAAATAAACATTATGGTTTCACCTTACTGCCGGATATCCTATGAAGAATTTAATATTTCCAAATTATTTAATCAGAAAAATGTAAATGTCTATACAACAGATATTCCCTATGTTAAGATGTTAATATCTGATTCAAAAGAAATGATGCACATATATTCAAAATTTTCAAAGGAAAATGGTGAAATACTTCCAAATACTGCTATCGGAATCTGGAACCAGTACGAAGAAATAGCAAACAACTATAATGAACGATTTGAAAATCAGCTAAAAAAAATAGCTAATAATAATGTGAAACAGTAA